From the genome of Acidimicrobiia bacterium, one region includes:
- the atpF gene encoding F0F1 ATP synthase subunit B yields the protein MIADVLILAEEATESSGIDLLIPTVPELVGGVLAFAVVFFVMWKFAWPQMQQLLDNRQRAIAGQIQEAEAIKAEAQSLLDDYRQQVAGAKSEANQIVEAARSQADTVKADLIAKAQIEAQGIVGKAREDALSEKARAMTEARQEVANLSIDLAEKVVGNSLDRAAQKSLVDNYLASLEGA from the coding sequence ATGATTGCCGACGTACTCATCCTCGCCGAAGAGGCGACCGAAAGCTCCGGGATCGACCTGTTGATCCCCACCGTTCCCGAACTGGTAGGTGGTGTTCTGGCTTTCGCGGTTGTTTTCTTCGTCATGTGGAAGTTCGCCTGGCCTCAGATGCAACAGCTCCTCGACAACCGTCAGAGGGCTATTGCCGGGCAGATCCAGGAAGCTGAAGCCATCAAAGCCGAGGCTCAAAGCCTGCTTGACGACTATCGCCAGCAAGTGGCCGGAGCCAAGTCCGAAGCCAACCAAATTGTCGAAGCGGCTCGAAGCCAGGCCGACACGGTAAAGGCAGATCTCATTGCCAAAGCTCAGATAGAAGCCCAAGGCATCGTTGGCAAGGCCAGGGAAGATGCCTTGAGCGAAAAGGCCAGGGCAATGACCGAGGCTCGTCAGGAAGTCGCCAACCTGTCAATTGACCTTGCGGAAAAAGTCGTCGGCAACAGCCTCGACCGCGCCGCTCAGAAGAGCCTGGTCGACAACTACCTGGCTTCTTTGGAAGGGGCCTAA
- the atpE gene encoding ATP synthase F0 subunit C, which translates to MELLALAQEATTGLTGDISGSLAVIGYGLAAIGPGVGIGILAGNAVQAMARQPEAAGMVRTTMFLGIAFTEALALIGFVLFFLA; encoded by the coding sequence ATGGAACTACTCGCATTGGCTCAGGAAGCCACCACGGGCCTAACCGGTGACATCAGCGGTTCTTTGGCCGTGATTGGTTATGGCCTCGCAGCTATCGGCCCCGGGGTCGGCATCGGCATTCTCGCCGGCAACGCCGTACAGGCCATGGCCCGTCAGCCAGAGGCGGCCGGCATGGTCAGGACGACGATGTTCCTGGGTATCGCCTTCACCGAGGCGTTGGCCCTTATCGGCTTCGTCCTGTTCTTCTTGGCGTAA
- the atpB gene encoding F0F1 ATP synthase subunit A codes for MILASEECDIAREVVCVPANVLDLFEFNSVPIFIGLGAVIIALVMYFALRKPKLVPGKFQASVESLISLVSDSIARDVIGPEGVKYVPYLLSLFFFIWVGNLMELVPGINFPFTSRMAIPLTLALLTWVIFVVEGIRKQGLHFFLDLIWPPGVPVALKPLVGLIEFVSTLIVRPFSLTVRLFANLVAGHVMLALLLGSAGFFLLGVLGGDISVLRGSIGAAWFVVGVAIFMFEVLVGFLQAYIFTLLSAVYIESSLHPQH; via the coding sequence TTGATCCTGGCATCCGAGGAATGTGACATTGCCCGCGAGGTGGTGTGTGTTCCTGCCAACGTTTTGGACTTGTTCGAATTCAACTCGGTACCGATCTTCATCGGCCTTGGTGCGGTCATCATTGCCTTGGTTATGTACTTTGCCTTGCGCAAACCCAAGCTGGTTCCTGGCAAGTTCCAGGCGTCTGTTGAATCTTTGATCAGCCTGGTGAGCGACAGCATCGCTCGCGACGTCATTGGGCCCGAAGGCGTGAAATACGTTCCCTACCTTTTGTCTCTCTTCTTTTTCATCTGGGTCGGCAACCTCATGGAACTCGTCCCGGGGATCAACTTCCCGTTCACGTCACGGATGGCAATCCCGCTCACCCTGGCATTGCTGACCTGGGTCATCTTTGTGGTCGAGGGTATCCGCAAGCAAGGTTTGCACTTTTTTCTTGATTTGATTTGGCCACCGGGCGTACCAGTGGCTCTCAAGCCGCTGGTCGGGCTCATCGAGTTCGTGTCGACGCTGATTGTTCGGCCTTTCTCCCTTACGGTCCGGTTGTTCGCCAACCTGGTGGCCGGGCATGTGATGCTCGCTTTGCTGCTGGGCTCAGCCGGATTCTTCCTCCTCGGCGTGTTGGGCGGTGACATCAGCGTTCTCCGGGGATCGATCGGAGCGGCCTGGTTCGTCGTCGGAGTGGCCATCTTCATGTTCGAGGTACTCGTCGGGTTTTTGCAGGCCTACATTTTCACACTTCTGTCAGCGGTATATATCGAATCGTCACTCCACCCACAGCACTGA
- a CDS encoding AtpZ/AtpI family protein: MEKRSVTSQVAGAADEGWGTSALLGSVLSGLLIGFLLDRWLGTDPWLTIAFVLLGSYSGFRAMWRYAVVVGERQEEERRHARD; this comes from the coding sequence TTGGAGAAGCGGTCGGTGACCAGTCAGGTAGCTGGAGCAGCAGACGAGGGATGGGGCACCAGTGCCCTACTCGGATCGGTTCTTAGCGGATTGCTCATCGGTTTTCTCCTCGATCGTTGGCTCGGTACCGATCCATGGCTTACCATCGCCTTCGTTTTACTCGGTTCTTACTCGGGTTTCCGCGCCATGTGGCGATACGCCGTCGTGGTCGGTGAACGTCAGGAAGAGGAGCGCCGTCATGCCAGAGACTGA
- a CDS encoding DUF2339 domain-containing protein: MTPTVTEQPPPLPGQRPPQRRPANDDLWDTILTGKNLFRVGLALVLLGLVFMFRYAVEAGWVTAAARVGLGAAASVAMLGLGAKLVPSRRGFGTLLAGGGVAGLYLTGYAAFEWYSLTTASSAFIQLVVVSTLGIGLALFWDAESLGVAGLAGALIAPLVLPGRMLQGSGDAFYFLAILGAAVALFLIREWVVLYATTFVMAVVVVGFEVLRAALDLGGASLLEIDVMLAGIVVAFLVAPSIARLVGTVLDNRLSLGAGAVGPVVFAIAYLAHAGESTVLASTAFGLAGLHALVAFSMRDDDALGVTHALVAAALATVGSTVLLDGPAAVLAITVIAAAVTIIGFHSEAVGPKWAGGLALAGAGYLNIATLVDLGGSGDSVARVAVIGIIGLVAIALDRQTGSDAMVGRNFAAGYVYLAGFLVGLIDLATYSQALTTAVWSAIAVGLIVYGSVAERKTIMRLGLGTMAGILVKVFLVDLATVETIWKMALFLALGVVLLMVGFWISNED; the protein is encoded by the coding sequence ATGACACCGACAGTCACCGAACAACCGCCACCCCTTCCAGGACAACGACCACCACAGAGGCGCCCTGCCAATGATGACCTCTGGGACACGATCCTTACCGGAAAGAACCTGTTTCGCGTTGGCTTGGCCCTCGTTCTGCTCGGCCTGGTCTTCATGTTTCGTTACGCCGTCGAAGCTGGTTGGGTCACGGCGGCCGCCCGGGTTGGCCTCGGTGCGGCAGCCAGCGTTGCCATGTTGGGGCTCGGAGCGAAACTTGTTCCGAGCCGGCGGGGTTTCGGCACGTTGTTGGCCGGGGGAGGCGTCGCCGGTCTATACCTGACGGGCTATGCCGCGTTTGAGTGGTATTCACTGACCACCGCATCGTCGGCGTTCATCCAGTTGGTCGTCGTTTCGACTTTGGGTATCGGACTGGCATTGTTCTGGGACGCCGAATCGCTCGGAGTTGCGGGCCTGGCCGGGGCGTTGATTGCGCCGTTGGTGTTGCCGGGCCGGATGCTCCAGGGCTCGGGCGACGCCTTCTACTTCCTCGCCATTCTCGGAGCTGCCGTCGCTCTGTTTCTTATCCGCGAATGGGTCGTCCTGTATGCAACGACGTTCGTCATGGCCGTCGTGGTCGTTGGTTTTGAGGTCCTCCGAGCCGCGCTGGATTTGGGAGGCGCCTCTCTTCTCGAAATCGATGTCATGCTGGCTGGCATCGTTGTTGCCTTTCTCGTCGCCCCTTCGATCGCCAGGTTGGTAGGAACCGTTTTGGACAATCGCTTGTCCCTTGGTGCAGGAGCAGTTGGCCCGGTCGTCTTTGCCATCGCCTACCTCGCTCACGCAGGCGAGTCAACGGTCCTGGCGTCCACGGCCTTTGGACTCGCCGGCCTTCATGCATTGGTGGCGTTTTCGATGAGAGACGACGATGCCCTAGGGGTTACGCACGCTCTGGTTGCGGCCGCCCTGGCCACCGTTGGCTCGACCGTGTTGCTCGATGGTCCGGCCGCGGTACTCGCCATCACCGTGATTGCGGCTGCCGTGACCATCATCGGCTTCCACTCAGAGGCAGTAGGGCCCAAGTGGGCCGGTGGCCTGGCGCTGGCCGGGGCGGGGTATCTCAATATCGCCACACTGGTCGACCTTGGCGGGTCGGGTGACTCGGTTGCCCGGGTCGCTGTCATCGGAATTATCGGACTCGTGGCAATCGCACTAGACCGGCAAACCGGCTCTGACGCCATGGTCGGGAGAAACTTCGCGGCGGGGTACGTGTACCTGGCCGGCTTTCTTGTTGGTCTGATAGACCTGGCGACGTACAGCCAGGCGCTCACCACTGCGGTCTGGAGCGCCATTGCCGTCGGTCTGATCGTGTACGGCAGCGTGGCGGAGCGCAAGACCATCATGCGCCTCGGCCTCGGCACCATGGCGGGAATTCTCGTGAAGGTCTTCCTCGTCGACCTTGCCACCGTCGAGACGATCTGGAAGATGGCCCTGTTCCTCGCCCTTGGCGTGGTTCTCTTGATGGTCGGATTCTGGATCTCCAACGAGGATTGA
- a CDS encoding DUF3159 domain-containing protein → MTQEHLWDDLRSDLRGLFVGDRTVGDSFLAPIAFVAVNALTNLGAASVAALAVGGGVAAWRVRKGQKVFYALGGIPAIGLAALLALRSGRAESFFLPGIVGTGLMAVVSIVSMVARRPLAAWSSWAQRRWPLAWYWRPDVRPAYTAVTGVWAIYFAARAGLQWFLYATGRPEALAATKVLTSWPTIIPLLMATYVYGNRRLVRLGGPTVAEFEAGLVGPFNGGQRGF, encoded by the coding sequence ATGACACAAGAGCACCTTTGGGATGACCTGCGCTCCGATCTACGAGGCCTATTCGTCGGTGATCGCACGGTCGGGGACTCGTTCCTGGCCCCGATTGCCTTTGTGGCCGTCAACGCGTTGACGAATCTCGGCGCGGCGTCTGTCGCCGCGTTGGCCGTTGGAGGTGGCGTAGCGGCCTGGAGAGTTCGCAAGGGCCAGAAGGTGTTCTATGCCCTCGGGGGCATACCGGCGATCGGATTGGCCGCTCTTCTGGCTCTCCGGTCGGGTCGGGCCGAGAGTTTCTTCCTGCCCGGAATCGTCGGAACGGGGCTGATGGCCGTCGTGTCCATCGTGAGCATGGTCGCCCGACGCCCACTGGCGGCTTGGTCCAGTTGGGCACAACGGCGCTGGCCACTGGCGTGGTACTGGCGGCCAGATGTCAGACCCGCCTACACGGCGGTGACCGGCGTATGGGCAATCTACTTCGCAGCACGGGCGGGCCTGCAATGGTTTTTGTACGCCACCGGGCGACCCGAGGCATTGGCGGCGACCAAGGTCCTGACGTCGTGGCCAACGATCATCCCACTCCTGATGGCCACCTACGTGTACGGGAACCGACGGCTCGTCCGGTTGGGCGGCCCAACCGTCGCCGAGTTCGAGGCCGGCCTGGTTGGCCCCTTCAACGGAGGTCAACGGGGTTTTTGA
- a CDS encoding serine hydroxymethyltransferase: protein MIDNRPLEQVDPEMAALIRKDLERQNTHLHLIASENFASRAVMQATGSVFTNKYAEGYPGRRYYEGCEVIDEMEELANARVRHLFDAEYVNVQAHSGAQANMGVYFGLIELGATVMGMSLDQGGHLTHGSHVNFSGMYYNFVSYGLDRETELIDMDEVRRIALESRPKILLAGYSAYSRHLDYEAFRSIADEVGAIFMVDAAHFIGLIAGKAYPNPVPIADIVTGTTHKAFRGARGGLIMAKEQFGKAIDKGVFPGAQGGSLYNQIAGKAVAFHEAAQPEFRAYAAQVVANAKAMAETFIDEGVRVVSGGTDNHLILADLRSVDPDLTGKHAATMLNELGITMNRNSIPFDPRPPFVTSGIRMGTPAITTQGMEEADCRTAAQLISRAVHHYQDEVVLADVKREVAALASKFTPYESDFSGHV, encoded by the coding sequence ATGATTGACAACCGTCCACTCGAACAGGTCGACCCTGAGATGGCCGCTCTGATCCGCAAGGATCTTGAACGCCAGAACACTCATCTCCACCTGATTGCTTCTGAAAACTTCGCATCGCGAGCGGTGATGCAGGCGACTGGTTCGGTGTTCACGAATAAGTACGCCGAGGGTTACCCGGGCCGTCGTTACTACGAGGGTTGTGAAGTGATCGACGAGATGGAGGAGTTGGCCAACGCCCGAGTTCGACATCTATTCGATGCCGAGTACGTCAATGTGCAGGCTCACTCGGGTGCTCAGGCAAACATGGGCGTGTACTTCGGGCTCATCGAATTGGGCGCCACCGTCATGGGAATGTCTCTTGATCAGGGTGGGCATCTCACCCATGGCTCGCATGTCAACTTCTCGGGGATGTATTACAACTTCGTTTCGTACGGACTCGACCGCGAAACCGAACTCATCGATATGGATGAGGTACGAAGGATTGCCCTCGAAAGCCGTCCCAAGATTCTTCTGGCCGGGTACTCGGCCTATTCACGGCATCTCGACTACGAGGCGTTTCGTTCGATCGCCGACGAGGTCGGTGCCATTTTCATGGTCGATGCCGCTCATTTCATTGGCCTGATAGCCGGTAAGGCCTATCCCAACCCGGTTCCGATCGCTGACATCGTGACCGGAACCACCCACAAAGCCTTCCGGGGAGCCCGGGGAGGTTTGATCATGGCCAAGGAGCAGTTCGGAAAGGCCATTGACAAGGGCGTCTTCCCTGGTGCTCAGGGTGGTTCTCTGTACAACCAGATTGCCGGCAAAGCAGTGGCCTTCCACGAGGCTGCCCAGCCTGAGTTCCGGGCATACGCCGCCCAGGTGGTGGCCAACGCCAAGGCAATGGCCGAGACCTTCATCGACGAAGGGGTTCGCGTGGTTTCTGGAGGTACCGATAACCATCTCATCCTGGCGGACCTTCGATCGGTCGATCCCGATCTCACCGGTAAGCATGCCGCCACGATGCTCAACGAACTCGGCATCACGATGAACCGTAATTCGATTCCCTTCGATCCCCGGCCCCCGTTCGTAACCTCAGGTATTCGCATGGGGACGCCGGCGATAACAACCCAGGGCATGGAGGAAGCCGACTGTCGAACTGCGGCTCAGCTCATTTCACGGGCCGTTCACCACTATCAGGACGAGGTGGTTCTGGCCGATGTCAAGCGAGAGGTGGCGGCGTTGGCTTCGAAGTTCACGCCATACGAGTCCGACTTCTCAGGTCACGTATAG
- a CDS encoding VOC family protein, whose protein sequence is MDSIGHLIERFDHVAYAVERIEDALPLLDMLGATFYDGADHVRNQFRWAQFTLPDGSKVEYLAPLTNASFLRRFLDTRGPGMHHVTLKVSDLKQAAELCETAGIAVTGFSESEMWSELFIHPKSTNGALIQLAQWDYSYTLAGSLDQVLGGTVIDET, encoded by the coding sequence ATGGACTCGATAGGCCACCTCATCGAACGGTTCGACCATGTTGCCTACGCCGTGGAACGGATCGAGGACGCCCTCCCTCTCCTCGACATGCTCGGCGCCACGTTCTACGACGGGGCCGACCATGTACGAAACCAGTTCCGCTGGGCCCAGTTCACGCTGCCAGACGGAAGCAAAGTTGAGTACCTCGCTCCCCTCACCAACGCCAGTTTCCTGCGCCGCTTCCTTGATACTCGCGGGCCCGGTATGCACCATGTGACGCTGAAAGTGTCCGACCTCAAGCAGGCAGCAGAGCTCTGCGAAACGGCGGGCATCGCCGTCACCGGGTTCAGCGAGTCCGAGATGTGGAGCGAGCTGTTTATCCATCCAAAAAGCACCAACGGCGCCCTCATCCAGCTCGCCCAATGGGACTACTCGTACACCCTGGCCGGCTCGCTCGATCAGGTGCTTGGCGGCACCGTGATTGACGAGACGTAG
- a CDS encoding GNAT family N-acetyltransferase, translating to MIFEATSVTDGLVDAFSELIPQLSSSSPPPTKEALATIIADPNTHLFIAGDDGTIVGSLTLIIFRSPTGVRARIEDVVVAESARGMGIGRLLTDAAIERARTSGAKAIGLTSRPSREAANGLYQAMGFERRETNVYELRLI from the coding sequence ATGATCTTCGAAGCCACCTCGGTAACCGACGGACTTGTTGACGCGTTTTCAGAGCTGATACCGCAGTTGTCATCGTCGAGCCCACCCCCAACGAAGGAAGCGCTCGCCACGATCATCGCCGATCCGAATACCCACCTGTTCATCGCCGGAGACGATGGGACAATTGTGGGGTCGTTGACCCTCATCATTTTTCGCAGCCCGACCGGCGTGCGAGCTCGAATCGAAGATGTGGTTGTTGCCGAATCAGCCCGGGGCATGGGTATCGGGCGTCTGTTGACCGACGCCGCCATCGAACGAGCCCGAACCAGCGGGGCCAAGGCCATCGGTCTCACCTCTCGCCCATCGCGCGAAGCCGCCAACGGCCTTTACCAAGCGATGGGTTTCGAACGTCGAGAAACCAACGTGTATGAGCTTCGCCTGATCTGA
- a CDS encoding threonylcarbamoyl-AMP synthase — protein sequence MNLVSVDGAVELLVSGAIIGIPTDTVYGLGVDPGNRLAIDRLYVLKGRPVDKPIGLLAHVPEALDGWATMPDWAVEMTERYWPGPLTLVCQSGPLLPEGIGDPVRHTVGVRVPNHDVALTLLERTGPLAVTSANLSGQPEECHSHESAHVLLGSAIEGYLKGQAVIGLASTVLDVTGPEPVVLRPGPVAP from the coding sequence GTGAATCTCGTTTCCGTTGATGGAGCGGTTGAGCTGCTCGTTTCCGGAGCAATCATCGGGATACCCACCGATACGGTATATGGCCTGGGAGTAGACCCGGGCAACCGCCTTGCCATTGACCGCCTCTACGTTTTGAAGGGGCGTCCGGTCGATAAACCAATCGGTCTCCTGGCACATGTTCCTGAGGCGCTAGATGGCTGGGCGACAATGCCCGATTGGGCGGTCGAGATGACCGAGCGCTACTGGCCGGGACCGCTTACCTTGGTTTGTCAGTCGGGCCCGTTGCTCCCCGAAGGAATTGGAGATCCCGTGCGGCATACGGTCGGGGTGCGGGTTCCCAACCATGATGTAGCCCTGACACTGCTCGAGAGGACTGGCCCGCTGGCGGTAACCTCGGCGAACCTCAGTGGGCAACCGGAGGAGTGTCACTCGCACGAATCGGCCCATGTTCTGCTGGGGTCGGCCATCGAAGGATATCTCAAGGGGCAGGCGGTCATCGGCCTGGCTTCGACGGTTCTCGATGTGACCGGTCCGGAGCCGGTTGTCTTAAGGCCGGGACCGGTAGCTCCCTGA